A window of Drosophila nasuta strain 15112-1781.00 unplaced genomic scaffold, ASM2355853v1 ctg14_pilon, whole genome shotgun sequence contains these coding sequences:
- the LOC132797564 gene encoding uncharacterized protein LOC132797564: MSNRYETPVVEKVAVEVDNVKTDKEAVAVEDAAAAVETSTTTENGAAAEEDSSSSADGAKENGTETSAESAPAAEDAVEAEKKAEVPVAAEEPVADDKTSEPKTVSEEAPAVVENGADETEVANGDSKDNTPAAEAVKRKVDETTAKSDEVIATPEKKAKLDDAASTKDEVQNGTEASEVAA; encoded by the exons ATGTCAAATAGGTA cgAAACCCCTGTGGTCGAGAAGGTGGCCGTCGAAGTTGACAACGTAAAAACGGATAAAGAGGCCGTTGCAGTCGaagatgcagcagcagcagttgaaacGTCCACCACTACAGAAAatggtgctgctgctgaagaGGATTCAAGTAGCAGCGCTGACGGTGCCAAGGAAAATGGGACCGAGACTAGTGCCGAATCTGCTCCCGCTGCTGAAGATGCTGTAGAAGCTGAAAAAAAGGCCGAAGTACCAGTAGCTGCGGAGGAACCAGTTGCTGATGATAAGACATCTGAACCCAAAACGGTCAGCGAGGAAGCACCAGCCGTTGTGGAGAATGGCGCCGATGAGACAGAGGTAGCCAACGGTGATTCGAAAG ATAATACGCCTGCCGCTGAAGCCGTGAAACGAAAGGTCGATGAGACTACTGCCAAATCTGATGAGGTCATTGCCACACCggaaaaaaaagcgaaattgGACGATGCTGCCAGCACGAAGGATGAGGTTCAAAACGGTACCGAAGCCAGCGAGGTGGCTGCCTAA